TATGTCTTCGTCCCTGGATTCGAGCGAGGATTTCACGCTGAACCAGTAGCTCAGGAGCGATATGAACGTTATTATGAATATCGTGGATGCGATTATCGCGTCGAAGCTGAAATACTGGCCCTTCTTCCGGCGCTTTTGTAGGTTCATCATGTGCATCCCTGCGAGAGAAGTATTCTGCTTCCGTCGTTGTAGAACGTGAGCGTGCCCCTGTCAGGGGTGATGGTGAGCACCCTGCTCCCTGTGGAAGAGACGCGCTCGCTTATGCAAGCCGAATCCGAGCCCACTACGTCCATCGCGCCTATCGGGTAGGCGTAGGTGGCGTTGGTGCTGCTCCAGGTTATGTAGACGAATCCGCCCTTGCCTGTTGTTGAAGGCTGGAAGTAAATGCTGTACGGCTTCCCGAGTATGTCTTTCCCGAACTTCATGGTGTACCTGAAGCCCGCCTGGCCGGCCATGGCGGTGTTCGTTGCCGAGGAGAAGCTTTCGCCGAACCATTTCACGTAAGAGGACTCCTTGTTGGATATGTCGGCGCTCTGCACGAAAACCACCGCGAAATATGCCGCTAGAACCACCACTAGGAACACTGCGGAATAAAGGAAGAACTCGAGCGCGACCTGCCCTTTTCTCATTGAATCACCACTACGCCGTGCTCCATCTTCACGTCCATCTTGGTAAGCCCGCTCCTGGAGAGCGAGAAGGAACTCGCGTTCGCGAGTATCGGGTGGGATATCTCGTAAACTCCGCTCTGGGTGGAAAGGTAAATCACAACCGAACTGCCGGAGATGTTGAGGCTTTTCGTGTTCGAGGGAAGCTGCACCAGGATGGTCCGCGTGGAGCCGTCGCCCTGGAGGTAAACCTCGTTCACTGTGTCCGCTATCTGCTGCACGGTGGTGCGGGCGTGGAAAACCGAGAGGTCTTCGAGGCGCAGGCCTGAAGCGGAAAGCACCAGGAGCACCATGGGCACAGTGAATATGAGGAGCGTGGAAACGGTCACGAGAGTTTCGAGCGCGGATTGTCCTTTCATCAGTCGCACCCCGCTTTTCCGTACGTGCAGGCTATGCCTTGCGTTTCGTACAGCTCTATGGACTCTCTGGATAGGGTGAAATGCCCGAGCGGAGCGTTGCTGCCCACTTCTGCAGAGCACATGCCGAAGGTCTTGCAGCCTGGCATCCCCCTTATTTTGCTATTATCATCGAGCACGCTTTTGAAGAACTCGAAATCCACCCTGCTGTACCTGTCATATATCGGAAGGTCGCTGCCTCCTGCCCATGTGCCCACGAGGAAAGTTTCGAGGCCGTTCGGGCTTGTCTCGGTGAGCGCGTATCTGGTGAGCCGCTGCGGGTAGGAGGGCGAGCGGTCGGTGTTTATGAAGTAGGTGCACATGGTCGCGTCGCGCAAATCCTCTATGTCGTAAACTTCCGCGACTCCGTTCTTGCGCACCGGCTCGGCAAGCACGTCGTTCACAGTGCGGTTCGCTATCAGCAATGCGTGGGGGGTGCCGTTGTATTCTGTATAATGGTTCATGTCGAAGTCCTTTATCACCACGAACGGCCGGTCAGTGTAGGTTATGTCCCTGAAGGAAGCCTTGCAGTCGCCGTTGGATTCCTTGGTGTACGTGAGCGCTATGAACGTGTCGGTTTCGTCTTTGGGGCAGCCCTCTGTCTGGCCTCCTGTGCCTGGCTCAGTTGTGAGTATGTAGGCCCCGAACAGCTCGCGGTCAGGAAGCGGGAAAACATCATTGTAGCTGCCCACGAGGATGTAGGTTCCGCGCTGGCCCGTGGGTATCGAGGGAGCGCCCTGCACGTCCACCATCGGGCCGTAGAAGAAGCCCTGCCCCTGGGTCTCTTCGTCCCTGAGAACCGGCTTGAGGTCCGAAGGCTCGTAATCAGGACTGTAATATATCTGGCGCTCTACTCCGCGCGCAGGGTCAAGGCCGGCTATGTGGAGCCTTTTGCTCTCCCTTTTTATCATCGGGTCCGGGAAGCCGGTCACTTCGAACGTCCTGCGCAGGCTGAACTTGCGGGTTATCGAAATCGTGGAAAGGGAATCCTCCACCGTGAGGTCCAATGTGAGCGAGCCCGTGAACTTCACCGGGTCAACCTGCTCCAAGTCCTCGTCTGAAATCCTGAAGCTTGTAACGTGCAGGCCGGCAGGCGCGAGCGTTGCGTTCAGGTTCCTGAGAAATGCATCAAAAGTGTACGTGTCTGCTTCGCTTCCCGAGTAAGCTAGTGGCGCGCCCTCGAAATCAGAGGAGTTGCCGTGCTCCACGAGGCTTATGAACGCCCTGCGGAGATAGTGCACCTCGTCGCTGGAGTCGTATTTCAGCGTGTGCGCCTGGTCCGAGGCATGGTCGTTTATCTTGAAAAGGGCGTAATAGCCAGCGCCGTCGAAGAAGTCCGAGAATTTCTCCTGGCTGAGCTGGTAGACTATGCCTTCTATGCTGGCCGCGCGGAATCTCTCCGAGGACGTGCGCTCCGCGACTTCGGACGCGTTTATCCACGCAGTGAGGTAGACGAAGATGTAGAGTATGAGTATGAATGAGATGAGAACGAAGAAGAAACCGCGGGATTTTCGAGCCATCATTTCACCTGTAAACCAGCAGCCGCACCAGGCCAAGCTCGGCGGTGCCCGTGTCGTAATTGGATACCGGGGGCTTGCACAGGTCCTGGCACGGATGCCCGTGGCAGGTTATATAGCAGTGGGTGTTGCTGTAATCCCTTTCGGTAACGTAGCCGAAGTAGATGGAGTTGGATGAGACCTGGAGTTTGTGGTACAATTTGTTGTGCGGGTCTTCGGCCGCGCTGTAATCGGCGGTGTCGTAGATTTTCGAGCAGGTCGCTGAAGCACCTCCTGGCTCAGGGTCGCATATCTCAAGCCGGTAGCCGTACTGCACCGGGATGAGCGCGCCCACGTGCCGCCGCACCACCGCAGGGTCGCTGCTGTGCGCTATCACGTAATCCAGCAGGGATGCGTCCAGCGGCTCGTCTTCAAGGCCCGCGACGCGATTGGCCTGCGCGACCGTGAGGGAAAGCAGGGTGTCCCTTGCGAAATAATTGGCTTGCATGAGCGCGCCGTAATAGCTGGATGGGACTGCGGCGAGGAAAATGAGGGCGTGGAGCGCTACCAATATGAGCGAAAACGCCACGAACGCGTCTAACGAGAATATGAATGCCCTTGCCATCGTTTGAATTATGCAACGAACGTTTAAAAACCTGATTTCCACGCGCGCCCAGGTCCTAAGACGGGGCTGAGGCGGAGGTGCAGTTCTCGTACGCAGTGCCGCAGGAGTTGCATGTCGCGTATCCCATCTCGCAGGAGTTCACCGAGCACGCGCCTTTCTGCCCCGGTGCGCAAATCCTTTGGGTGACGCACTCGGTCCACTTTCCTTCAACGCACAGCTTCCTGCCTTCGCAGCCCAGGGTGTTGGTGCAGTTGAGGCGCAGGCCAGGCGTGCATCCGTCCTGGGTTGTGTTTATTGGGGAAATTGCGCTGCCAGGGGCTTTTTCTTCCAGGATAAATACATGGGCCAGCATGGCCAGGACGAAAACGAGCACGAGGACGAAGAGAATTGCGAGAACCGGCCTTTCATCCGGGCTTTTGGATTTCGTTCCGCGGCTGAATCCGACATTTTTTGCTTTCCTCTCGCGGCCGGCTCTGCTATTCATAGCGGATGCTTACCTTCTTCTGGGCTTCCCCGAATACGAGCCCTCTGAGGAGCGAATTCATGCCGAAAAGGCCCTGGCTTCCGGAAGACGGGCTCACTACGCACAAGCGGGGTTCAGAGTCCGTGATGTTGCCCAGCTGAGCGGCCTGCATTATCGCGTCCTCTTTGCTTCCTAGCGCATCTACGAGCCCTATTTCCTTGGCTTGTTTTCCGCTCACCACCCGCCCGTCAAGTATCTCCTCGAATTTCTGCATATTGAGGCGGGAGCCGCGATTCTGCACGACCACGGAGCGGAAGTCCTGGAAAATCTCGTCCACCAGGGACTGCAGGATGGCGCGCTCTTTCTGGGTGAGCGGCCTGCTCGGGGTGCCCATGTCCTTGCTCTCCCCGCTTATCACATCGGTCATGTTGTACCCTATCTTCTCAAAAAGGCCTGAGAGGTCGGCAAGGGTCATTATCACACCTATACTGCCGGTGAGCGCGCTCGGCTCGCTGATGATGTAGTCCGTGCCTGTGGAAATGTAGTATGCGCCAGAGGCCGCGCTCTCGCGGAAATAGGCCACCTTGGGCTTGTCGAGATTCTTGACCGCGCGGTAGATTTCCTGGGAGCCGACTACGCTTCCTCCGGGGGAATCAACCACTAAAAGCACCGAGGCCACGTCGTCGCGGCTGTCCAGCTCCTCTATGGATTTCGCGATTTCCTCGCTTCCCGGGATTGAATCCGCGAAAAGGCTCTGGGGTGTGCTTCTTGAAGAAATCTCGCTGTCTATGTTCACCACTGCGACGCACTTCCCGAAAATGGGCATGGAGATTGATGAGAAGAGGAGGATGCCGAGGAAGACGAGGAAAACGAATCCGATGAGTATTATGCCCCCGTACTTGAGCCAGTTCACATTCTGCGGAGAAGTGGATTTGAATCGCATGAGCGGATTTCCGTAATTCACTTTATAATACTTTTCCTACGATAGAGAATTGTATGGAATTGCAGACTGCTGTTTATCTCCTGGCATTCATGATTCCGGCGTATATAGCGAACGCTGTCCCGGTGGTGCTCGGCGGGGGAACCAAGCTGGATTTCGGGCTGGGCTTTCCGGACGGAAGGAGGATTTTCGGGGACGGGAAGACAGTGCGCGGGTTCCTGGCAGGGGTTTTCGGCGGAATAGCGGCGGGGGGGATACTGAGCATGCTCTACGTGGTGCCTTTCTTCCCTTCCGCGGGCGTGCAGTTCACCGGCTTCGCGCTCATGAGCTTCGGGACCATGGTCGGGGACGCGCTAGGGAGCTTCCTCAAGAGGAGGTTCGGCATCGAACCAGGGAAGCCGTTCATACTGGACCAGCTCATGTTCCTCGTGGTGGCGCTCATGCTGGTGCAGCCGTATGTCTCTCCCGCTGTCTACGGATGGGACGCGCTCCTGTTCCTATTTATTACTACTTATGTGCTGCACGTGGGGAGCAATTTCGTTGCGAACCGGCTCGGGTGGAAAAAGGTTCCTTGGTAAGCGAAACTTCCACGGCCTGATGGCATTTGCCCAGAGCAAAAACAATTAAAGCGTGCGCGCTGAGTGCACCCCATGGCAAAAAATATTTTCATTCACGCGCTGATTTTCGGGACGCTTGCGCTCATCGCGGGCTGCTGCGGCTCAACGAGTTCATCCTCGTGCTCCCTCGGGACTTACGGGGAAGCGTGCACGCAATTCTGCGACAGGAGCGCAGGCACGCAATTTGATTCGGGCCCGAACTGCTTCTCGGAATGCACGGATTTGGTGAGGCAGCAGGGGCTCGGGGACGCGACCACGTGCTGCACGGAAACTATAAATCAGGGATGCCAGCGCACTTGTTCGGGAAAGCTTTCGCAGGTGGTTTCGCAATACGGGAGCGTGATGGACCAGGCTGAAAAGGACGATTTTATCCAAGAATGCATAGGTGAGTGCACCGGGGCTTATCAGCAGATGGGGATTTCCCTGGACAGCTGCAACATGATCGATGCCAGCCTTGTGATAGACTGACTAATAAGCAGGATGCGCTGGATTATC
This region of Candidatus Micrarchaeia archaeon genomic DNA includes:
- a CDS encoding CDP-2,3-bis-(O-geranylgeranyl)-sn-glycerol synthase; amino-acid sequence: MELQTAVYLLAFMIPAYIANAVPVVLGGGTKLDFGLGFPDGRRIFGDGKTVRGFLAGVFGGIAAGGILSMLYVVPFFPSAGVQFTGFALMSFGTMVGDALGSFLKRRFGIEPGKPFILDQLMFLVVALMLVQPYVSPAVYGWDALLFLFITTYVLHVGSNFVANRLGWKKVPW
- the sppA gene encoding signal peptide peptidase SppA; this translates as MRFKSTSPQNVNWLKYGGIILIGFVFLVFLGILLFSSISMPIFGKCVAVVNIDSEISSRSTPQSLFADSIPGSEEIAKSIEELDSRDDVASVLLVVDSPGGSVVGSQEIYRAVKNLDKPKVAYFRESAASGAYYISTGTDYIISEPSALTGSIGVIMTLADLSGLFEKIGYNMTDVISGESKDMGTPSRPLTQKERAILQSLVDEIFQDFRSVVVQNRGSRLNMQKFEEILDGRVVSGKQAKEIGLVDALGSKEDAIMQAAQLGNITDSEPRLCVVSPSSGSQGLFGMNSLLRGLVFGEAQKKVSIRYE